One region of Sulfuriroseicoccus oceanibius genomic DNA includes:
- a CDS encoding efflux RND transporter permease subunit has protein sequence MEKTIRWFSKNHVAANLLMVIVLIAGFSTWFTLRKEIFPETSVDIVLVTVPYPNATPEEVENGVVVPIEEAIADIQGIKEINSTAAQSQAAIRIEVANGYKVREVMADVKSRVDSVQNLAEEAEEPIIDELLLKTQVLSIAVSANSSEKVLRRIAEEVREDLLVHEAFQPEGAGDQVSRAMRGEPTITQVELAAVRPHEISIEVSEVALRRYGLSLGQVADAVGRSSLDLPGGSVRTEGGEVLIRAVGKGYTADAFRAIEVVSLADGRRLTVGDIATVIDGFEDIDISSRFDGEQAIMINVFRVGEEDTLDLVRMVEDYLEQKRAELPPGVKLQIWNDQSVYLEGRLNLLAKNGLTGLILVFIALALFLRPSLAFLVALGIPVSFAGAIWMMPNFDVSINMISLFGFILVLGIVVDDAIVVGENVYTRMKRGEHPRTASWKGTHEVGVVVTFGVLTTMVAFTPMLGLSGVSGKIWPNIPLIVIPTLAFSLIQSKLVLPSHLALLKPSSPQRKVGPLGRLQHRISDGLERFVEAVYHPVLRRALHGRYVVLCLFVSVLALIGGALKGGWIKTTFFPDVEADVLNAQITMPSGTAFEETAAAIRKMEAAAAQLNDEFASELGGKVVKHILASAGVQPLPTGFPVGGPPTASNIGEVTLELLPAAERGAVTSDQLISRWRELTGPIAGAEELTFSTIGATSAPAIELEIAGDDLDELRAAAEYIKQELAGYSGVIDIADNNRLGKRELKLAELTPVGKGLGLTLQDVIFQMRGAFYGHEVQRLQRGRDEVKVMVRYPEDERRSLYNVRSMKIRTPSGAEVPYEEVVEPEFGRGWASIMRTDRRRAIKITADVDKQAEDANANEIVAKLEEQVLNGLQEKFPGVDWAFKGEQKDQRQSVKEIGTKFLFALLLMYVLMAIPLKSYLQPLVVMSAIPFGMVGAVVGHVLLGLELSIMSMVGIVALAGVVVNDSLVLVDYVNRHRSDGHGVREAAERSGVARFRAVLLTSLTTFLGLTPMLLETDIQARFLIPMAVSLGFGILFATVITLFLVPSIYLIIEDLKGLVMKKEWIEAWERREAELHAED, from the coding sequence GAGACCTCCGTCGACATCGTGTTGGTGACGGTCCCGTATCCGAACGCGACGCCTGAGGAGGTTGAGAATGGCGTGGTGGTGCCGATCGAGGAGGCGATTGCGGACATTCAGGGGATCAAAGAGATCAATTCGACGGCCGCGCAGAGTCAGGCCGCAATTCGGATCGAAGTCGCCAACGGCTACAAAGTGCGTGAGGTGATGGCGGATGTGAAGTCCCGCGTGGACAGCGTGCAGAACCTGGCGGAGGAGGCCGAGGAGCCCATCATCGACGAGCTATTGTTGAAGACGCAGGTGCTGAGCATCGCGGTATCCGCCAATAGTAGCGAGAAAGTGCTGCGACGGATCGCAGAAGAGGTGCGCGAGGATTTGCTCGTGCACGAGGCATTTCAACCCGAGGGGGCGGGCGATCAGGTCTCACGCGCGATGCGTGGTGAGCCGACGATCACGCAAGTGGAGTTGGCAGCGGTGCGTCCGCATGAGATCTCGATCGAGGTTTCCGAGGTGGCATTGCGTCGTTATGGCTTGAGTCTCGGTCAGGTGGCGGACGCCGTCGGGCGATCGTCGCTGGACCTGCCGGGTGGATCGGTGCGTACCGAGGGCGGCGAGGTGTTGATCCGCGCGGTGGGCAAGGGTTATACCGCGGACGCATTTCGGGCGATTGAGGTGGTGAGCCTGGCCGACGGGCGGCGGTTGACGGTTGGGGACATCGCCACGGTGATTGATGGGTTTGAGGACATCGACATCAGCAGCCGATTCGATGGTGAGCAGGCGATTATGATCAATGTGTTCCGCGTGGGGGAAGAGGATACGCTCGACCTCGTGCGGATGGTTGAGGATTACCTCGAGCAAAAGCGGGCGGAGCTGCCGCCGGGCGTGAAATTACAGATTTGGAATGACCAGTCGGTTTACTTGGAAGGGCGACTCAACTTGTTGGCAAAGAATGGTCTGACCGGTTTGATTCTCGTGTTCATCGCGCTGGCGTTGTTCCTGCGTCCGAGCCTGGCGTTCCTGGTGGCGTTGGGTATTCCGGTGTCCTTTGCCGGTGCGATTTGGATGATGCCGAACTTCGATGTCTCCATCAACATGATCTCGCTGTTCGGGTTCATCCTGGTGCTGGGGATTGTGGTGGACGACGCGATTGTGGTCGGGGAGAACGTGTACACGCGCATGAAGCGTGGCGAGCACCCGCGTACGGCGTCTTGGAAGGGAACGCACGAAGTGGGAGTGGTGGTGACCTTCGGGGTGCTGACGACGATGGTGGCGTTCACGCCGATGCTCGGGCTGAGTGGGGTGAGCGGGAAGATTTGGCCGAACATTCCATTGATCGTGATCCCGACATTGGCGTTTTCGTTGATTCAGTCGAAGCTGGTTTTGCCGTCGCATTTGGCATTGCTCAAGCCGTCGTCGCCGCAGCGCAAAGTGGGGCCGCTGGGGAGGCTGCAACATCGGATCTCCGATGGGCTCGAGCGGTTTGTGGAAGCTGTGTACCATCCGGTGCTGCGGCGTGCGCTGCACGGGCGCTATGTCGTGCTGTGTTTGTTTGTGTCGGTGCTGGCGTTGATCGGTGGGGCTCTCAAGGGCGGGTGGATCAAAACCACGTTCTTCCCGGATGTGGAGGCGGATGTGTTGAATGCGCAGATCACGATGCCGAGTGGCACCGCATTTGAGGAGACGGCGGCGGCGATCCGGAAGATGGAAGCGGCCGCGGCGCAGTTGAATGATGAGTTTGCCTCAGAGCTGGGCGGCAAGGTGGTAAAGCACATTCTGGCGAGTGCCGGGGTGCAGCCCTTGCCGACGGGCTTTCCTGTGGGTGGGCCTCCTACGGCGAGCAATATTGGCGAGGTGACGCTGGAGCTGTTGCCGGCGGCGGAGCGCGGTGCGGTGACGTCTGATCAGTTGATCTCGCGTTGGCGTGAACTGACCGGTCCGATTGCCGGTGCGGAGGAGTTGACGTTTTCGACGATCGGCGCGACATCGGCCCCAGCGATTGAGCTGGAAATCGCCGGCGATGATTTGGACGAATTGCGGGCGGCTGCGGAGTATATCAAGCAGGAGCTTGCCGGGTACAGCGGTGTGATCGATATCGCCGACAACAACCGACTCGGAAAACGTGAGCTCAAGCTTGCCGAACTGACTCCGGTGGGGAAAGGGCTGGGCCTTACGCTGCAGGACGTGATTTTCCAGATGCGCGGTGCGTTCTACGGTCATGAGGTTCAGCGCCTGCAGCGAGGGCGCGACGAGGTGAAGGTGATGGTGCGTTACCCTGAGGATGAGCGCCGCTCGCTCTACAACGTGCGCTCGATGAAGATCCGCACGCCAAGTGGTGCCGAGGTGCCGTATGAGGAAGTGGTGGAGCCCGAGTTTGGGCGCGGATGGGCGAGCATCATGCGCACCGACCGCCGCCGCGCGATCAAGATCACCGCGGATGTGGACAAGCAGGCCGAGGATGCCAACGCCAACGAGATCGTGGCGAAGCTGGAAGAGCAGGTGCTGAACGGGCTGCAGGAGAAGTTTCCCGGTGTGGATTGGGCGTTCAAGGGCGAGCAGAAGGACCAGCGTCAGAGCGTGAAAGAGATTGGTACCAAGTTCCTCTTTGCCTTGCTGTTGATGTACGTGTTGATGGCCATCCCTCTGAAATCGTATCTGCAGCCATTGGTGGTGATGTCGGCGATCCCGTTTGGGATGGTGGGCGCGGTGGTTGGTCACGTGCTGCTCGGGCTCGAGCTGAGTATTATGTCGATGGTTGGTATCGTGGCGTTGGCGGGCGTGGTTGTGAACGATTCGTTGGTGTTGGTTGATTATGTGAACCGTCACCGATCTGACGGGCACGGGGTGCGCGAGGCGGCCGAGCGCTCAGGTGTTGCGCGATTCCGTGCCGTGTTGTTGACGTCGTTGACGACTTTCCTCGGACTGACGCCAATGTTGCTGGAGACGGATATTCAGGCGCGTTTCCTGATTCCGATGGCGGTGTCGCTGGGGTTTGGGATACTTTTCGCCACGGTGATTACCCTGTTCCTCGTGCCGAGCATTTATTTGATCATCGAGGACCTGAAGGGGCTGGTGATGAAGAAAGAATGGATCGAAGCGTGGGAGCGTCGGGAGGCGGAGTTGCACGCGGAGGATTGA
- a CDS encoding FAD-binding oxidoreductase: MLADALISLLGPEKVSTAQDILETHSIDKWHASNLPEAVVFAESTEDVAKTLQYANEHNIPVTTRGAGVGYVGGCVPTRGGIALSVMRMNKILDLAPMDGVAVVQPGVITGELQAAAREIGWYYPPDPASLKECSIGGNIATNAGGPRCLKYGVTRSYVLGLEVVLADGRVMRTGGRNHKNKTGFDLVGLMTGSEGLLGVVTEATLRIIPHPPTRSMVSATFDTFADAARAVQEILGGGILPSALEITDGFTLEAARNYLGRDALPAGDAHLIVELDGQVESVAREIQQLADRVRELGAVGLNIAQSDEECEAVWQLRRGFSYSLRATGLTKLNEDIVVPRSKLVELVAFAREIEADTGIAVACFGHAGDGNIHTNLMVDNYDDPEEKVKADAAVDQLFRWVIANGGAITGEHGVGIAKRQWFADAVGETSYAVHKQLKAALDPNGILNPDKVL; this comes from the coding sequence ATGCTCGCCGACGCCCTTATCTCACTACTCGGTCCTGAAAAGGTCTCCACCGCTCAGGACATTCTGGAAACCCACTCGATCGACAAATGGCACGCCTCCAACCTTCCTGAGGCGGTGGTTTTTGCAGAATCGACGGAGGACGTCGCCAAGACGCTCCAATACGCGAACGAACACAATATCCCAGTCACCACCCGTGGTGCCGGTGTCGGATATGTGGGCGGATGCGTTCCTACCCGTGGTGGGATCGCGCTGAGCGTCATGCGGATGAACAAAATCCTCGACCTGGCTCCAATGGACGGTGTCGCCGTTGTGCAGCCAGGCGTGATCACCGGAGAACTCCAAGCCGCCGCGCGCGAGATCGGCTGGTATTACCCACCGGATCCGGCCAGCCTCAAGGAATGCAGCATCGGCGGCAATATCGCCACCAATGCGGGAGGTCCGCGTTGCCTCAAATACGGCGTCACCCGCAGCTACGTGCTCGGACTCGAAGTCGTGCTCGCCGACGGCCGCGTCATGCGCACCGGTGGCCGTAACCACAAAAACAAAACCGGCTTCGATCTGGTTGGATTGATGACCGGCAGCGAAGGCCTGCTCGGCGTAGTCACCGAGGCTACTCTGCGCATTATCCCGCACCCACCCACCCGTTCGATGGTGAGCGCAACCTTTGACACGTTCGCCGATGCCGCACGCGCCGTGCAGGAAATCCTCGGCGGAGGCATCCTTCCAAGCGCATTGGAAATCACCGACGGCTTCACTCTGGAAGCCGCACGCAACTATCTCGGACGCGACGCCCTACCAGCCGGAGACGCCCACCTCATCGTCGAACTCGACGGCCAGGTCGAATCCGTCGCCCGCGAGATCCAGCAACTCGCCGACCGCGTCCGCGAGCTCGGTGCCGTCGGACTCAATATCGCCCAGAGCGATGAAGAATGTGAAGCAGTCTGGCAGTTGCGCCGCGGCTTCTCATACTCGCTGCGCGCCACCGGGCTGACCAAGCTCAACGAAGACATCGTCGTCCCTCGCTCGAAGCTCGTCGAACTCGTCGCTTTCGCCCGCGAAATCGAAGCCGACACCGGCATCGCCGTCGCCTGCTTCGGCCACGCCGGAGATGGCAACATTCACACCAACCTGATGGTCGACAACTATGACGATCCCGAGGAAAAGGTGAAAGCCGATGCTGCGGTCGATCAACTGTTCCGCTGGGTGATCGCCAACGGCGGTGCAATCACCGGTGAGCACGGCGTCGGGATCGCCAAACGCCAATGGTTTGCCGATGCGGTCGGAGAGACCTCCTACGCCGTGCACAAGCAACTCAAGGCCGCGCTCGACCCCAACGGCATCCTCAATCCGGACAAAGTGCTCTAG
- a CDS encoding AAA family ATPase: MSTSASPTQRPAISLDQAATTLERLSDNLNSVLVGQHEPVRKIVAAFATRGHVLLEDYPGTGKTTLAKALARSIKDATYQRVQFTPDLLPSDVLGTTVFNPKSNEFQFHRGPIFTNLLLADEINRASPRTQSSLLEAMAESQATIDGTRHPLADSFFVIATQNPVEFRGTYPLPEAQMDRFAILTRLGYVPIEDEINILNLNHNGNPANAVAPCISLGDLEDVHYFLTHHIHVSEAIKRYAVTIVAETRKQPDVQLAASPRASLAVIRLASALALLDHRDYVVPEDIKDIAVDAIAHRLVLDPAATFSGTTGTSVIDRILDSVAAPQ, from the coding sequence ATGTCCACCTCAGCATCCCCGACCCAACGTCCGGCCATCTCGCTCGATCAAGCGGCAACCACGCTTGAAAGGCTCAGCGACAACTTGAACTCGGTGCTGGTCGGCCAACACGAGCCGGTGCGCAAGATCGTCGCCGCCTTTGCCACGCGGGGCCACGTGTTGCTCGAAGATTACCCCGGCACCGGCAAAACCACGCTCGCCAAAGCCCTGGCACGCTCGATCAAGGACGCGACCTACCAGCGCGTACAGTTCACTCCGGACCTCCTTCCTTCCGATGTGTTGGGCACCACGGTTTTCAACCCGAAGTCCAACGAGTTCCAATTCCACCGCGGCCCGATCTTTACCAATCTGCTGCTAGCCGACGAGATCAACCGCGCCTCCCCGCGCACCCAGAGCTCACTGCTCGAAGCAATGGCCGAGTCCCAGGCAACCATCGACGGCACGCGCCACCCACTTGCCGACAGTTTCTTCGTGATCGCCACCCAGAACCCGGTCGAGTTCCGCGGCACCTACCCGCTTCCCGAAGCCCAGATGGACCGCTTTGCCATCCTCACGCGCCTCGGCTACGTGCCGATTGAGGACGAGATCAACATTCTCAACCTCAACCACAACGGCAACCCAGCCAACGCCGTCGCCCCGTGCATCTCACTCGGCGATCTCGAGGACGTTCACTATTTCCTCACCCATCACATCCACGTCTCGGAAGCAATCAAGCGCTACGCCGTCACTATCGTGGCGGAAACCCGCAAACAACCCGACGTCCAACTCGCCGCCAGTCCACGTGCCTCGCTGGCGGTGATCCGCCTCGCCTCGGCGCTCGCTCTGCTCGACCACCGCGACTACGTCGTCCCGGAAGACATTAAAGACATCGCTGTCGATGCCATCGCCCACCGCCTGGTCCTCGATCCCGCCGCCACCTTCAGCGGCACCACCGGCACATCCGTGATCGACCGCATCCTTGACAGCGTGGCCGCACCGCAGTAG
- a CDS encoding YkgJ family cysteine cluster protein — translation MLDPSTILPNDQRWQCQRCGNCCKWPGDVRVDDEEIAKIAAFLDMDVNDFMNEYVRLRSDRQGLSLIEKPNDECIFFEDGGCVINPVKPIQCAGFPNTWNYIGWRNDCEAIAVFKKDGQPVNPRP, via the coding sequence ATGCTCGACCCATCCACTATCCTTCCCAATGACCAACGATGGCAATGCCAACGCTGCGGCAATTGCTGCAAGTGGCCGGGTGACGTGCGCGTTGACGATGAAGAGATTGCCAAAATCGCCGCATTCCTCGACATGGACGTCAACGACTTCATGAACGAGTACGTCCGCCTGCGCAGCGACCGCCAAGGCTTGTCGTTGATCGAGAAGCCCAACGACGAATGCATCTTCTTCGAAGACGGTGGCTGCGTGATCAACCCGGTGAAGCCGATCCAATGCGCTGGCTTCCCCAACACGTGGAATTATATCGGCTGGCGCAACGACTGCGAAGCGATTGCTGTGTTCAAAAAGGACGGACAACCGGTGAATCCCCGCCCTTAG
- a CDS encoding malate dehydrogenase: protein MKKPIRVAVTGAAGQIGYSLLFRIANGDLFGPDQPVALNLIEIEPGLEPLKGVVMELEDCAFPLLKDIVQTSDLDVGFKDVDWALLVGSVPRKAGMERKDLLDINGKIFTGQGQAIDRNASPNCRTLVVGNPCNTNCLIAMSQAKRIPKENWFAMTRLDENRAKSQLADKAGVHNSDVTNLAIWGNHSATQYPDFTNAKINGAAVTDKIADQEWLQGEFISTVQQRGAAIIKARGASSAASAANAAIDTVRSLVTPTAEGDWHSVGVCSDGSYGIPEGLIYSFPIRTVEDGKWEVVQGLEIDAFSKGKIDATTAELEEERDAVSGLLG from the coding sequence ATGAAGAAACCAATTCGTGTTGCAGTGACCGGTGCCGCCGGTCAAATCGGTTATTCGCTTCTTTTCCGTATCGCTAACGGCGATCTGTTCGGGCCTGACCAGCCGGTTGCGCTCAACCTGATCGAGATCGAGCCAGGTCTCGAGCCGCTCAAGGGAGTGGTGATGGAGCTTGAAGATTGCGCCTTCCCATTGCTCAAGGACATCGTCCAGACCTCGGACCTCGATGTCGGGTTCAAGGATGTCGACTGGGCATTGCTCGTCGGTTCCGTGCCACGCAAAGCGGGCATGGAGCGCAAAGACCTGCTCGATATCAACGGTAAGATTTTCACCGGCCAGGGCCAGGCAATCGACCGCAACGCATCGCCTAACTGCCGTACGCTCGTCGTCGGCAACCCATGCAACACCAACTGCCTCATCGCTATGAGCCAGGCCAAGCGCATCCCGAAAGAGAACTGGTTCGCTATGACCCGTCTCGACGAAAACCGCGCCAAGAGCCAGCTCGCCGACAAGGCAGGTGTGCATAACAGCGATGTGACCAACCTCGCAATCTGGGGCAACCACTCGGCCACCCAGTACCCTGACTTCACCAACGCCAAGATCAACGGCGCTGCCGTCACTGACAAGATCGCGGATCAAGAGTGGCTCCAGGGTGAGTTCATCTCGACCGTCCAGCAGCGTGGTGCCGCCATCATCAAGGCACGTGGCGCATCGTCGGCCGCATCGGCAGCCAACGCGGCGATCGACACAGTGCGCTCGCTGGTGACCCCAACCGCAGAAGGCGACTGGCACAGCGTGGGCGTTTGCTCCGACGGATCGTACGGTATTCCAGAGGGTCTCATCTACTCGTTCCCAATCCGCACCGTTGAAGACGGCAAGTGGGAAGTGGTGCAGGGCCTCGAGATCGATGCTTTCTCGAAAGGTAAGATCGACGCCACCACCGCCGAGCTCGAAGAAGAGCGCGACGCAGTGAGCGGCCTGCTCGGATAA
- a CDS encoding IS256 family transposase has product MTPRPDKTTTPQLKSILAEQEDFLRPLVQKLMQEMLEEEMNETLQAVKSERSDRRRGYRSGSYQRSLLTRVGRIELRVPQDRDGLFSTEIFDRYQRSEKALVSTLIEMYVQGVSTRKVAQITEELCGHRVSASVVSRLNKTLDEELENFARRKLNHAYPYLILDARYEKVRENGVVRSQAVLIAIGISWDGRREVLATELDQRESGSSWKNFLLQLKQRGLTGVEFCVTDNHAGLRRAISEVLPEALWQRCYVHFLRNALDHLPRKHDDDCCTELRWIYDRRDINEARQDLRAWLAKWGGKYHKLCDWVESEIEETLTFYRLPREHHKHLKSTNMLERLNEEIKRRTHIIRTFPNQAAAQRLIRAVTHQVHEQWIDQHRYLNMDHLKEAQKLSLTSNQTSAA; this is encoded by the coding sequence ATGACCCCACGACCAGATAAGACCACAACGCCGCAGTTGAAAAGTATTCTTGCCGAGCAGGAAGATTTTCTGAGGCCCTTGGTTCAGAAATTGATGCAGGAGATGCTCGAAGAAGAAATGAACGAGACACTCCAGGCGGTAAAATCAGAACGCAGCGACAGACGCCGAGGTTATCGCAGCGGCAGTTATCAACGCAGTCTCCTGACACGGGTAGGAAGGATCGAGCTGCGCGTCCCTCAAGATCGCGACGGACTCTTCAGCACCGAGATCTTCGATCGCTATCAACGCAGCGAGAAGGCTTTGGTAAGCACCCTGATCGAAATGTACGTGCAGGGCGTCTCGACACGTAAAGTCGCGCAGATCACCGAGGAGCTCTGCGGTCACCGGGTCAGCGCCAGTGTGGTAAGCAGGCTGAACAAAACGTTGGACGAAGAGCTTGAGAACTTTGCCCGACGCAAGCTCAACCACGCTTATCCTTACCTCATCCTGGATGCCCGCTACGAAAAGGTTCGAGAGAACGGCGTGGTGCGCAGCCAGGCTGTGTTGATCGCCATTGGCATCAGTTGGGATGGCCGACGGGAGGTCCTTGCTACCGAGCTCGATCAAAGGGAAAGCGGAAGCAGCTGGAAGAACTTCCTACTTCAACTCAAGCAACGCGGACTGACGGGTGTTGAGTTCTGCGTGACTGATAACCATGCCGGCCTGCGACGAGCTATCAGCGAAGTGCTTCCCGAGGCGCTGTGGCAACGCTGCTACGTCCACTTCCTTCGCAACGCTCTTGATCATCTACCTCGCAAGCATGACGACGACTGCTGCACCGAGCTGCGCTGGATCTATGACCGTCGAGACATCAATGAAGCGCGTCAGGATCTGCGGGCATGGTTGGCGAAGTGGGGAGGCAAATACCACAAGCTCTGTGACTGGGTCGAAAGTGAGATCGAAGAAACGCTCACCTTTTATCGACTTCCCAGAGAGCATCACAAGCATCTCAAAAGCACGAATATGCTCGAGCGACTCAATGAGGAGATTAAGCGTCGTACGCACATTATCCGAACCTTCCCCAACCAGGCTGCAGCCCAACGTTTAATCCGGGCTGTCACGCATCAAGTCCATGAGCAGTGGATCGATCAACACCGCTACCTGAACATGGATCACCTCAAAGAAGCCCAAAAGCTCAGCCTTACTTCAAATCAAACGTCCGCAGCCTGA
- a CDS encoding sulfatase family protein encodes MKLVTVIAAAAGLLSSVVANDHPNIVLILADDMGVGDVSHDGGVAPTPHLDRLADEGMRFTDAHTTSSVCTPSRYGLLTGRYNWRTRLQRSVFFDVRDKPLIKDDESTIGSLLKEAGYSTAIIGKWHLGFEWQFKKSLWREHHLTGKGWDVDYSKPLITAPTANGFDYFYGIMASLDMAPYVYVENNQAVGVPDVTKAFHRPGAATSDFEANECLQVFAEKSVEFINAKAKEGQPFFLYLPLTSPHTPIVPSERWLGKSGIGKYGDFLMETDWVVGQVLAALEKNGVGENTLVLFTADNGCSPAAGIDELVAHGHLPNGKLRGAKADLYEGGHRVPTVVRWPGVVPAGSVTDRLTSLVDVYATFADIVGATPDASDGVDSISFYETLRNPEKGERGVAIVMHSFFGKFAIRHENWKLLFSAGSGGWSRPQHGNEGDPMWQLYDLDADLQESTNLLHEHPNKVKELHAMMIEFIRRGRSTPGAKQANDVEVAVPKVDDDSKKLPPVRMGI; translated from the coding sequence ATGAAATTGGTAACCGTCATCGCTGCTGCGGCCGGATTGCTTTCCTCGGTAGTGGCAAACGATCATCCTAATATTGTCTTAATCCTTGCCGACGATATGGGAGTCGGTGATGTCTCTCATGATGGCGGGGTGGCTCCCACTCCGCATCTCGATCGTTTGGCAGATGAAGGGATGCGCTTTACCGATGCGCACACCACGTCGTCGGTCTGCACCCCATCGCGATACGGACTGCTCACCGGGCGCTACAACTGGCGCACCCGCTTGCAGCGATCAGTTTTCTTCGACGTCAGGGACAAGCCGTTGATCAAAGATGATGAGTCCACGATCGGCAGCTTGCTGAAGGAGGCGGGATACAGCACGGCGATCATCGGGAAATGGCATCTCGGGTTTGAGTGGCAGTTTAAAAAGAGCTTATGGCGTGAGCATCATCTGACGGGAAAGGGCTGGGATGTCGATTATAGCAAGCCCTTGATCACTGCGCCGACCGCCAATGGATTCGATTACTTCTACGGAATCATGGCATCTCTCGACATGGCGCCATATGTTTACGTTGAAAATAACCAGGCGGTGGGTGTTCCGGACGTGACCAAGGCGTTCCATCGTCCGGGCGCCGCGACCTCGGATTTCGAAGCAAACGAATGTCTGCAGGTGTTTGCAGAGAAATCGGTCGAGTTCATCAACGCCAAAGCAAAGGAGGGGCAGCCCTTCTTTCTGTATCTGCCGTTGACCTCACCTCACACGCCGATTGTTCCAAGCGAGCGGTGGTTGGGGAAATCGGGGATTGGAAAATACGGAGACTTCCTGATGGAGACCGATTGGGTGGTGGGGCAGGTGCTGGCAGCTCTTGAGAAAAATGGAGTCGGGGAGAATACGCTGGTGCTTTTTACCGCCGACAACGGATGCTCGCCTGCTGCGGGGATCGACGAGCTGGTAGCTCACGGACATCTGCCAAATGGCAAGCTGCGTGGAGCGAAAGCGGATTTGTATGAAGGTGGGCATCGCGTTCCAACCGTGGTGCGTTGGCCCGGTGTGGTGCCTGCGGGATCCGTAACCGACCGATTGACTTCACTGGTCGATGTGTACGCAACATTTGCCGACATCGTGGGGGCGACGCCTGATGCCAGCGATGGGGTGGATTCCATCTCCTTTTACGAGACTTTGCGGAACCCTGAGAAAGGTGAACGTGGCGTGGCGATCGTGATGCATTCGTTCTTCGGTAAGTTCGCGATCCGGCATGAAAACTGGAAGCTGCTCTTCAGCGCTGGGTCCGGAGGGTGGAGTCGTCCGCAACATGGCAATGAGGGCGATCCCATGTGGCAGCTCTACGACTTGGATGCGGATTTGCAGGAGAGCACGAACCTCTTACACGAGCATCCTAATAAGGTTAAAGAGCTGCATGCCATGATGATTGAGTTCATCAGAAGGGGGCGGAGCACTCCCGGTGCAAAGCAAGCGAACGACGTGGAGGTCGCGGTTCCGAAAGTTGATGACGACTCCAAGAAGCTGCCTCCGGTGAGGATGGGGATCTAG
- a CDS encoding ArsR/SmtB family transcription factor has translation MEMNAAVDALSALAQPSRLEVFRLLARHGEDGLCAGDISDQLRIPKATLSFHLKELSGAGLVSSERNGRSIIYRLHVKGMQQLMSFLSEDCCQGRPELCQPGACDC, from the coding sequence ATGGAAATGAATGCAGCAGTCGACGCGCTTTCCGCGCTGGCCCAACCATCGAGGTTGGAGGTGTTTCGGCTGCTTGCACGGCACGGCGAGGACGGCCTGTGTGCCGGTGATATCTCGGACCAGCTGCGTATTCCCAAAGCCACGTTGTCGTTTCATTTGAAGGAACTCAGCGGGGCGGGGCTGGTCAGTTCGGAGCGAAATGGGCGGTCGATTATCTATCGACTTCACGTCAAGGGGATGCAGCAACTCATGAGCTTCTTGTCAGAGGATTGCTGTCAGGGGCGGCCCGAGCTTTGCCAGCCTGGTGCTTGCGACTGCTAG